The proteins below come from a single uncultured Desulfovibrio sp. genomic window:
- the purF gene encoding amidophosphoribosyltransferase: MIRHECGLFGIYGHEDAARLTYFGLYAQQHRGQESAGIVTWDGSTLHDYKGMGLVPDVFSESVLRDLEGDVAIGHVRYSTTGRSQMRNAQPFVAHFRGQDIAVAHNGNLVNTVELREELESDGAIFSTTNDTEVFVHLLVRALRTKNLVDAVRDTCARVRGAYCLLVMCGNTLVAVRDPHGMHPLALGRLDNSPVFASETCAFDLLEADYERPIAAGEVYVVDENGERSLRLHGPFPEKPRQCIFELVYFARPDSFVFGEQVYQCRKQMGWQLAHESTPDVDFIMPFPDSGVYSAVGFAQCAELPYEHAMIRNHYVGRTFIQPTQSMRNFGVRVKINPVRSMIEGKRICIVDDSIVRGTTMRTRVKKLRELGAKEVHIRISSPPVKFPCFYGIDFPSRSELVAAGMSLEDIVKELDVDSLHYLSIDGLLRSVMHSDSYCLACFNGDYPIPCAEVERLRLENPCVKSNC, translated from the coding sequence ATGATTCGTCACGAATGTGGTCTTTTCGGCATTTACGGGCATGAGGATGCGGCCCGACTTACCTATTTCGGCCTGTATGCCCAGCAGCATCGCGGCCAGGAAAGCGCGGGCATAGTGACCTGGGACGGCAGCACCCTGCATGACTACAAGGGCATGGGCCTGGTTCCCGATGTGTTCTCGGAATCCGTGCTCAGGGACCTGGAAGGGGACGTGGCCATCGGCCATGTGCGCTATTCCACCACGGGGCGTTCGCAGATGCGCAATGCCCAGCCCTTTGTGGCCCATTTTCGCGGGCAGGACATTGCCGTGGCCCACAACGGCAATCTGGTAAATACGGTGGAGCTGCGCGAGGAACTGGAAAGCGACGGGGCCATTTTCAGCACCACCAATGATACCGAAGTCTTTGTGCACCTGCTGGTGCGCGCCCTGCGCACCAAGAATCTGGTGGATGCCGTGCGTGACACCTGTGCGCGGGTGCGCGGCGCCTACTGCCTGCTGGTCATGTGCGGCAATACGCTGGTTGCCGTGCGCGATCCGCACGGCATGCACCCCCTGGCCCTGGGCCGTCTGGACAACAGCCCGGTTTTTGCGTCCGAAACCTGCGCCTTTGATCTGCTGGAAGCGGATTACGAACGCCCCATCGCCGCCGGCGAAGTCTATGTGGTGGACGAAAACGGCGAACGCAGCCTGCGCCTGCACGGACCGTTTCCGGAAAAGCCGCGCCAGTGCATCTTTGAGCTGGTCTACTTTGCCCGTCCGGATTCCTTTGTTTTCGGCGAGCAGGTCTATCAGTGCCGCAAGCAGATGGGCTGGCAGCTGGCGCACGAATCCACACCCGATGTGGACTTCATCATGCCGTTTCCGGATTCGGGCGTCTATTCGGCCGTGGGCTTTGCCCAGTGTGCCGAACTGCCCTACGAGCATGCCATGATCCGCAATCACTATGTGGGGCGTACCTTCATCCAGCCCACTCAGAGCATGCGCAACTTCGGCGTGCGTGTGAAGATCAATCCCGTGCGTTCCATGATCGAGGGCAAGCGCATCTGCATTGTGGATGATTCCATCGTGCGCGGCACCACCATGCGCACCCGCGTCAAGAAACTGCGCGAGCTGGGCGCCAAGGAAGTCCACATCCGCATCAGCTCTCCGCCGGTGAAGTTTCCCTGCTTCTACGGCATCGACTTTCCCTCGCGTTCGGAGCTGGTGGCTGCCGGCATGAGCCTTGAGGACATCGTGAAGGAACTGGATGTGGATTCCCTGCATTATCTGTCCATCGACGGCCTGCTGCGGTCAGTCATGCATTCCGACAGTTACTGCCTGGCCTGCTTCAACGGGGACTATCCCATTCCCTGTGCCGAAGTGGAGAGGCTTCGTCTTGAAAATCCCTGCGTGAAGAGCAACTGCTGA